A region of Vigna radiata var. radiata cultivar VC1973A chromosome 10, Vradiata_ver6, whole genome shotgun sequence DNA encodes the following proteins:
- the LOC106775463 gene encoding probable disease resistance protein At4g19060 codes for MASDTAEVLKENFLEFFKDSESFNLSPTISSILKEIEAEFSEYKGFWSPPPVESLHYLYQLDHAIAECRANKKTFSMFSRLDPVERANETVLKNIKEYLQDTRNFKNNINEYSTFPLFSSCRYPTGNDAPDLSVFDGEMEKIVKWLESNNGFKAIGIHGMCGTGKTTLAKMVLNDPRVRDKYKKPIWVCLYDLQSKEEMDIRIVKEMLALLDDDPDLLAEEPEDKWLVKNLHDKLLDQKNYLIVLDAVWHCNDWFNNLFCVDQDGGDTSKELFSQALPKETGGAVIVTSRQKEVTTKLVREENLIHLKPWDDEKLKNFVKQCLKKQDKITQENIDCVAYHCHGIPFVAATISGWIAEQITKTSDSN; via the coding sequence ATGGCCTCAGACACTGCTGAAGTCCTTAAAGAAAACTTCTTGGAATTTTTCAAAGATAGTGAGTCTTTTAACCTATCACCTACTATCTCTTCCATATTGAAGGAAATAGAAGCAGAATTCTCAGAGTACAAAGGATTCTGGTCACCTCCACCTGTTGAGTCCCTACATTATTTGTACCAACTGGATCATGCAATTGCCGAGTGTCGTGCAAACAAGAAAACCTTCTCCATGTTCTCACGTCTTGATCCAGTAGAACGTGCCAACGAGACCGTGTTGAAAAATATCAAGGAGTATCTCCAAGACACGaggaatttcaaaaataatattaatgaatacTCAACCTTCCCCTTGTTCTCTTCATGCAGGTACCCCACGGGAAATGATGCGCCAGACCTTTCAGTATTCGATGGAGAAATGGAAAAGATTGTGAAATGGCTTGAATCCAATAATGGGTTCAAGGCCATTGGTATTCATGGAATGTGCGGCACGGGAAAGACCACTCTTGCCAAAATGGTTCTGAATGATCCACGAGTCAGAGACAAGTACAAGAAGCCCATATGGGTGTGTTTGTACGACTTGCaatcaaaagaagaaatggATATTAGGATTGTTAAGGAGATGTTGGCACTTTTGGATGATGATCCTGATCTATTGGCAGAGGAACCTGAAGATAAGTGGCTGGTGAAAAATCTTCATGATAAACTCTTGGATCAGAAGAATTACTTGATTGTGTTGGATGCTGTGTGGCATTGCAACGATTGGTTTAATAATTTGTTCTGTGTTGATCAAGATGGTGGTGATACGAGCAAAGAACTCTTTTCCCAAGCCTTGCCCAAGGAAACTGGTGGTGCTGTCATTGTCACCAGCAGACAAAAGGAAGTGACTACTAAATTGGTGCGTGAAGAGAATTTGATTCATCTTAAGCCTTGGGATGATGAAAAATTGAAGAACTTTGTGAAGCAGTGTTtgaaaaaacaagataaaatcaCTCAGGAAAACATTGACTGTGTTGCTTATCATTGTCATGGTATTCCTTTTGTTGCTGCAACCATCTCAGGTTGGATAGCTGAGCAGATCACCAAGACGTCAGATTCTAATTGA
- the LOC106774675 gene encoding uncharacterized protein LOC106774675 isoform X2, translated as MVNPIPNFARNIWGKWNIQGVVLLSLTMQIVLIFIAPFRKRSRNTLLVSVLWFTYLVADVTADFCVGLISNKYGDKDTAVSTIDDYLRAFWTPFLLLHLGGPDTITAFSLEDNELWLRHMLGLTVQVCLTGYVFLLTLPENTLLIPTVLVFMAGVIKFAERTISLQHASADNFRQSMIQKADPGPNYAKLMDELKSRQDAGLPAHIVTMPEISEQYLYFDESELAPAKPDDQHTKTPSIDKSDDQIDGIDPYKQSQVKETPISANAQPDTPKSLPREDGDSSTQRNVEKELSDLEVMKDAYDYFNKFKGLVVDMIYSFQERNESRTYFLQRTALDALRVIEVELNFIYQAFYTKTTIIESWLGLSFRFLSIASVVAALVVFIFDEKRGCEPFDVTVTYILLYGAVSLEVVSIFMFIFSDYSFAXLYSRGSQKISDSDXGTRVGTVAKKLATTFSXVLKLKKPKWTKHKDNKPKWLEKEEYXVLKRCVLFRRWSETISAFNLISRCLDKKNKWLDWVIRKIXVEEFVEKWVXEKKRPLLQKLWIFIFDELKRKSGDAEDVETIQRICSSRGEWVIREGDLDLSQDDRNKLLPYVERNKVTFDECLIMWHIATDLLFYVEHKEQIAPDLEKGNHDDGVNGDKAGQKKTEENKKKENNDHDLKQVXHGDCEYSDIELRHFSKLLSDYMLYLLIMQPSMMSAXRGIGQKRFLNVREDATNVLDTCEEATNFLHKRRSIAAREKKMIEGEEKREEERTMMTSTRPNWLLYQARDKWDKLGEFIKFIKRGLSGTRCGRILLKEKEKDKDPESKMKKACEALDSVSVEYEPSAVKGDRSKSLLFDACKLASVIRHLEGTNKWELMAQVWVELLSYAAANCIPITHVQQLSKGGEFLSIVWLLMTHLGLSKQFQIKKGHEIW; from the exons ATGGTAAATCCTATCCCAAACTTTGCCAGGAACATTTGGGGCAAATGGAACATTCAGGGTGTTGTCCTTTTGAGTCTGACCATGCAAATAGTTCTGATATTCATAGCTCCTTTCAGAAAACGGTCGAGAAATACATTGTTGGTTTCAGTGCTTTGGTTCACGTACCTTGTGGCAGATGTCACAGCGGATTTCTGTGTTGGCCTCATCTCCAACAAATATGGTGATAAAGACACGGCAGTTTCCACCATCGATGACTACTTGCGAGCGTTCTGGACACCCTTTCTGCTGCTGCACTTGGGTGGNCCTGACACCATTACTGCTTTTTCTCTCGAGGACAATGAACTTTGGCTCAGGCACATGCTTGGACTCACGGTGCAG GTATGTCTAACGGGTTACGTGTTCCTGTTGACACTTCCTGAAAACACGTTATTGATCCCTACAGTCCTAGTTTTCATGGCAGGGGTCATCAAATTTGCAGAACGAACTATTTCTCTTCAACATGCAAGTGCTGACAACTTCCGACAATCTATGATTCAAAAGGCTGATCCAGGTCCCAATTATGCAAAGCTCATGGATGAGCTGAAATCAAGACAGGATGCAGGACTTCCAGCACACATAGTAACCATGCCAGAAATCTCAGAACAATATTTGTACTTTGATGAGTCAGAACTAGCTCCTGCCAAACCAGATGATCAACACACCAAGACACCTTCTATAGACAAAAGTGATGACCAAATTGATGGCATTGACCCTTACAAACAATCTCAAGTGAAAGAAACACCCATTAGTGCCAACGCACAACCAGACACTCCCAAGA GTCTCCCCCGTGAAGACGGAGATTCTTCAACTCAGAGAAATGTTGAGAAAGAGCTATCGGATTTGGAAGTAATGAAGGATGCTTATGACTACTTCAACAAATTCAAAGGGCTCGTTGTTGACATGATCTACAGCTTCCAGGAACGCAATGAGAGTCGCACTTATTTTCTCCAAAGAACAGCATTGGATGCTTTGAGAGTGATAGAGGTTGAACTCAACTTCATCTACCAAGCTTTCTACACCAAGACAACCATTATAGAGAGCTGGTTAGGGCTTTCTTTTCGATTTCTGTCCATTGCTTCAGTG GTAGCAGCTTTGgttgttttcatttttgacGAAAAGAGGGGTTGCGAACCCTTTGATGTTACAGTCACCTACATATTGTTGTATGGTGCTGTATCCTTGGAAGTCGTNTCCATTTTCATGTTCATTTTCTCTGACTACTCNTTTGCANTATTGTACTCTCGCGGCTCTCAGAAAATCAGTGATTCTGATNGTGGCACTAGAGTTGGCACGGTAGCAAAAAAACTAGCCACNACTTTCAGTTNNGTCCTGAAGCTTAAGAAACCCAAATGGACAAAACACAAGGATAACAAGCCAAAATGGTTAGAAAAAGAGGAATACNaagttttgaaaagatgcgTACTGTTTCGTAGATGGTCTGAAACCATCTCGGCATTCAACTTGATATCACGTTGCTTAGACAAGAAGAATAAATGGTTGGATTGGGTGATTAGAAAAATTNGAGTCGAAGAGTTTGTGGAAAAATGGGTGTNTGAGAAGAAGAGGCCATTGCTTCAGAAACTTTGGATTTTTATATTTGACGAGCTGAAAAGAAAATCTGGGGATGCAGAAGATGTTGAAACTATTCAAAGAATATGTTCCTCTAGAGGAGAGTGGGTTATCCGGGAAGGTGATCTAGATCTATCACAAGATGACCGGAACAAGTTGTTGCCTTATGTGGAACGCAACAAAGTCACCTTTGATGAGTGCCTAATTATGTGGCACATTGCCACTGACCTCTTGTTCTATGTTGAACATAAGGAGCAGATAGCTCCAGATCTCGAGAAAGGAAATCATGATGATGGTGTAAATGGTGATAAAGCGGGGCAAAAGAAAACggaagagaataaaaagaaagaaaataatgatcATGATCTCAAGCAAGTAAANCATGGTGATTGTGAATATAGTGATATTGAACTGCGGCATTTTAGTAAGCTTTTGTCGGATTACATGTTGTATCTCTTGATCATGCAACCTTCCATGATGTCTGCTNTTAGGGGAATTGGGCAGAAAAGATTCCTAAACGTGCGTGAAGATGCCACTAACGTCCTAGACACGTGTGAAGAGGCCACTAACTTCTTACACAAGAGGAGAAGTATTGCTGCTcgagaaaagaaaatgatagaGGGAGAAGAAAAACGAGAAGAAGAGAGAACTATGATGACGTCGACCAGACCAAATTGGCTTCTCTATCAGGCAAGGGACAAGTGGGACAAGCTTGGAGAATTCATTAAGTTCATCAAAAGG GGGTTAAGTGGCACTCGCTGTGGTCGAattcttttgaaagaaaaagaaaaggataaagaTCCAGAAAGTAAAATGAAGAAGGCATGCGAGGCACTAGATAGTGTGTCTGTTGAATATGAACCCTCTGCTGTGAAGGGAGATCGGAGCAAATCTTTGTTATTCGATGCGTGTAAATTGGCGAGTGTTATAAGACATTTAGAGGGGACGAACAAATGGGAACTGATGGCACAAGTATGGGTGGAATTATTATCATATGCAGCAGCAA ATTGCATACCAATCACTCATGTCCAACAACTTAGTAAAGGTGGAGAATTCCTTTCCATTGTTTGGCTATTGATGACTCATTTAGGCCTATCCAAGCAGTTTCAAATCAAGAAAGGCCATGAAATATGGTAA
- the LOC106774675 gene encoding uncharacterized protein LOC106774675 isoform X1 — protein MVNPIPNFARNIWGKWNIQGVVLLSLTMQIVLIFIAPFRKRSRNTLLVSVLWFTYLVADVTADFCVGLISNKYGDKDTAVSTIDDYLRAFWTPFLLLHLGGPDTITAFSLEDNELWLRHMLGLTVQVCLTGYVFLLTLPENTLLIPTVLVFMAGVIKFAERTISLQHASADNFRQSMIQKADPGPNYAKLMDELKSRQDAGLPAHIVTMPEISEQYLYFDESELAPAKPDDQHTKTPSIDKSDDQIDGIDPYKQSQVKETPISANAQPDTPKSLPREDGDSSTQRNVEKELSDLEVMKDAYDYFNKFKGLVVDMIYSFQERNESRTYFLQRTALDALRVIEVELNFIYQAFYTKTTIIESWLGLSFRFLSIASVVAALVVFIFDEKRGCEPFDVTVTYILLYGAVSLEVVSIFMFIFSDYSFAXLYSRGSQKISDSDXGTRVGTVAKKLATTFSXVLKLKKPKWTKHKDNKPKWLEKEEYXVLKRCVLFRRWSETISAFNLISRCLDKKNKWLDWVIRKIXVEEFVEKWVXEKKRPLLQKLWIFIFDELKRKSGDAEDVETIQRICSSRGEWVIREGDLDLSQDDRNKLLPYVERNKVTFDECLIMWHIATDLLFYVEHKEQIAPDLEKGNHDDGVNGDKAGQKKTEENKKKENNDHDLKQVXHGDCEYSDIELRHFSKLLSDYMLYLLIMQPSMMSAXRGIGQKRFLNVREDATNVLDTCEEATNFLHKRRSIAAREKKMIEGEEKREEERTMMTSTRPNWLLYQARDKWDKLGEFIKFIKRGLSGTRCGRILLKEKEKDKDPESKMKKACEALDSVSVEYEPSAVKGDRSKSLLFDACKLASVIRHLEGTNKWELMAQVWVELLSYAAANCIPITHVQQLSKGGEFLSIVWLLMTHLGLSKQFQIKKGHEIW, from the exons ATGGTAAATCCTATCCCAAACTTTGCCAGGAACATTTGGGGCAAATGGAACATTCAGGGTGTTGTCCTTTTGAGTCTGACCATGCAAATAGTTCTGATATTCATAGCTCCTTTCAGAAAACGGTCGAGAAATACATTGTTGGTTTCAGTGCTTTGGTTCACGTACCTTGTGGCAGATGTCACAGCGGATTTCTGTGTTGGCCTCATCTCCAACAAATATGGTGATAAAGACACGGCAGTTTCCACCATCGATGACTACTTGCGAGCGTTCTGGACACCCTTTCTGCTGCTGCACTTGGGTGGNCCTGACACCATTACTGCTTTTTCTCTCGAGGACAATGAACTTTGGCTCAGGCACATGCTTGGACTCACGGTGCAG GTATGTCTAACGGGTTACGTGTTCCTGTTGACACTTCCTGAAAACACGTTATTGATCCCTACAGTCCTAGTTTTCATGGCAGGGGTCATCAAATTTGCAGAACGAACTATTTCTCTTCAACATGCAAGTGCTGACAACTTCCGACAATCTATGATTCAAAAGGCTGATCCAGGTCCCAATTATGCAAAGCTCATGGATGAGCTGAAATCAAGACAGGATGCAGGACTTCCAGCACACATAGTAACCATGCCAGAAATCTCAGAACAATATTTGTACTTTGATGAGTCAGAACTAGCTCCTGCCAAACCAGATGATCAACACACCAAGACACCTTCTATAGACAAAAGTGATGACCAAATTGATGGCATTGACCCTTACAAACAATCTCAAGTGAAAGAAACACCCATTAGTGCCAACGCACAACCAGACACTCCCAAGA GTCTCCCCCGTGAAGACGGAGATTCTTCAACTCAGAGAAATGTTGAGAAAGAGCTATCGGATTTGGAAGTAATGAAGGATGCTTATGACTACTTCAACAAATTCAAAGGGCTCGTTGTTGACATGATCTACAGCTTCCAGGAACGCAATGAGAGTCGCACTTATTTTCTCCAAAGAACAGCATTGGATGCTTTGAGAGTGATAGAGGTTGAACTCAACTTCATCTACCAAGCTTTCTACACCAAGACAACCATTATAGAGAGCTGGTTAGGGCTTTCTTTTCGATTTCTGTCCATTGCTTCAGTG GTAGCAGCTTTGgttgttttcatttttgacGAAAAGAGGGGTTGCGAACCCTTTGATGTTACAGTCACCTACATATTGTTGTATGGTGCTGTATCCTTGGAAGTCGTNTCCATTTTCATGTTCATTTTCTCTGACTACTCNTTTGCANTATTGTACTCTCGCGGCTCTCAGAAAATCAGTGATTCTGATNGTGGCACTAGAGTTGGCACGGTAGCAAAAAAACTAGCCACNACTTTCAGTTNNGTCCTGAAGCTTAAGAAACCCAAATGGACAAAACACAAGGATAACAAGCCAAAATGGTTAGAAAAAGAGGAATACNaagttttgaaaagatgcgTACTGTTTCGTAGATGGTCTGAAACCATCTCGGCATTCAACTTGATATCACGTTGCTTAGACAAGAAGAATAAATGGTTGGATTGGGTGATTAGAAAAATTNGAGTCGAAGAGTTTGTGGAAAAATGGGTGTNTGAGAAGAAGAGGCCATTGCTTCAGAAACTTTGGATTTTTATATTTGACGAGCTGAAAAGAAAATCTGGGGATGCAGAAGATGTTGAAACTATTCAAAGAATATGTTCCTCTAGAGGAGAGTGGGTTATCCGGGAAGGTGATCTAGATCTATCACAAGATGACCGGAACAAGTTGTTGCCTTATGTGGAACGCAACAAAGTCACCTTTGATGAGTGCCTAATTATGTGGCACATTGCCACTGACCTCTTGTTCTATGTTGAACATAAGGAGCAGATAGCTCCAGATCTCGAGAAAGGAAATCATGATGATGGTGTAAATGGTGATAAAGCGGGGCAAAAGAAAACggaagagaataaaaagaaagaaaataatgatcATGATCTCAAGCAAGTAAANCATGGTGATTGTGAATATAGTGATATTGAACTGCGGCATTTTAGTAAGCTTTTGTCGGATTACATGTTGTATCTCTTGATCATGCAACCTTCCATGATGTCTGCTNTTAGGGGAATTGGGCAGAAAAGATTCCTAAACGTGCGTGAAGATGCCACTAACGTCCTAGACACGTGTGAAGAGGCCACTAACTTCTTACACAAGAGGAGAAGTATTGCTGCTcgagaaaagaaaatgatagaGGGAGAAGAAAAACGAGAAGAAGAGAGAACTATGATGACGTCGACCAGACCAAATTGGCTTCTCTATCAGGCAAGGGACAAGTGGGACAAGCTTGGAGAATTCATTAAGTTCATCAAAAGG GGGTTAAGTGGCACTCGCTGTGGTCGAattcttttgaaagaaaaagaaaaggataaagaTCCAGAAAGTAAAATGAAGAAGGCATGCGAGGCACTAGATAGTGTGTCTGTTGAATATGAACCCTCTGCTGTGAAGGGAGATCGGAGCAAATCTTTGTTATTCGATGCGTGTAAATTGGCGAGTGTTATAAGACATTTAGAGGGGACGAACAAATGGGAACTGATGGCACAAGTATGGGTGGAATTATTATCATATGCAGCAGCAAATTGCATACCAATCACTCATGTCCAACAACTTAGTAAAGGTGGAGAATTCCTTTCCATTGTTTGGCTATTGATGACTCATTTAG GCCTATCCAAGCAGTTTCAAATCAAGAAAGGCCATGAAATATGGTAA